A genomic segment from Streptomyces sp. NBC_00459 encodes:
- a CDS encoding acetyl/propionyl/methylcrotonyl-CoA carboxylase subunit alpha encodes MPGEPTVISSVLVANRGEIACRIFRTCRELGIRTVAVHSDADENALHARVADAAVRLPGTASADTYLRGDAIVKAALAAGADAVHPGYGFLSENAGFARAVIDAGLVWIGPPPAAIEAMASKTRAKQLMGLKPLTDVTETDLPVLVKAAAGGGGRGMRVVRELADLEGELEAARAEAYSAFGDGEVFVEPYVEGGRHVEVQILADTHGTVWTLGTRDCSLQRRHQKVIEESPAPGLSEHLAEEIRELAVRAARAVAYEGAGTVEFLISPDGKAHFLEMNTRLQVEHPVTEAVFGSDLVALQLRVAEGQPLESNPPRARGHAMEARLYAENPAAAWTPQTGTLHRLAVPQSSDVRLDTGYADGDAIPVHYDPMLAKVVVHAPTRAEAIRRLAGALERATIHGPITNRDLLVRSLRHEEFTTARMTTGFYDRHLAELTEPAPDPHAPLAAALADAHGRSRFGGWRNLPARAQVKRYATADGEEHEAAYRHTREGLTAEADGVRVVHADASLVVLEVAGVRRKFEVTRYGDEIHVNNTTLTALPRFPDPTAQHAPGSLLAPMPGTVVRVADGLAPGAPVQAGQPLLWLEAMKMEHKIAAPATGTLTALHAVTGQQVEVGTLLAVVI; translated from the coding sequence ATGCCTGGGGAACCAACTGTGATCAGCTCCGTACTCGTCGCCAACCGCGGGGAGATCGCCTGCCGGATCTTCCGCACCTGCCGTGAGCTGGGCATCCGGACGGTCGCCGTGCACTCGGACGCCGACGAGAACGCCCTCCACGCGCGGGTGGCCGACGCGGCGGTACGGCTGCCGGGGACGGCCTCCGCGGACACGTATCTGCGCGGCGACGCAATCGTGAAGGCGGCGCTGGCGGCGGGCGCGGACGCCGTGCACCCCGGATACGGCTTCCTCTCCGAGAACGCCGGCTTCGCGCGTGCCGTAATCGACGCGGGGCTCGTGTGGATCGGGCCGCCACCGGCCGCGATCGAGGCCATGGCGTCCAAGACGCGCGCGAAGCAGCTGATGGGGCTCAAGCCACTGACGGACGTCACCGAGACCGACCTGCCGGTACTGGTCAAGGCGGCGGCGGGCGGTGGCGGGCGCGGTATGCGCGTCGTACGCGAACTCGCCGATCTGGAAGGTGAGCTGGAGGCGGCCCGCGCGGAGGCCTACAGCGCCTTCGGCGACGGCGAGGTCTTCGTCGAGCCGTACGTCGAGGGCGGCCGGCACGTCGAGGTGCAGATCCTTGCCGACACCCACGGCACGGTGTGGACGCTCGGCACCCGCGACTGCTCCCTCCAGCGCCGCCACCAGAAGGTGATCGAGGAGTCCCCGGCACCGGGTCTCTCCGAGCACCTTGCGGAGGAAATAAGGGAGTTGGCTGTACGAGCCGCCCGCGCGGTCGCCTACGAAGGCGCCGGAACGGTCGAGTTCCTGATCTCTCCCGACGGCAAGGCGCACTTCCTGGAGATGAACACCCGCCTCCAGGTCGAACACCCCGTAACGGAGGCCGTGTTCGGCAGCGACCTGGTGGCCCTGCAACTCCGGGTCGCCGAAGGTCAACCCCTTGAAAGCAACCCCCCACGCGCGCGTGGCCACGCGATGGAGGCCCGTCTGTACGCCGAGAACCCGGCGGCGGCCTGGACCCCGCAGACCGGCACCCTGCACCGTCTGGCGGTCCCGCAGTCGTCCGACGTCCGCCTGGACACGGGGTACGCCGACGGCGACGCGATCCCCGTCCACTACGACCCGATGCTCGCCAAGGTCGTCGTACACGCCCCCACGCGCGCGGAGGCGATCCGCAGACTGGCCGGCGCCCTGGAACGGGCGACGATCCACGGCCCGATCACCAACCGCGACCTCCTCGTCCGCTCCCTGCGCCACGAGGAGTTCACGACGGCCCGTATGACCACGGGCTTCTACGACCGCCACCTCGCCGAACTCACCGAGCCTGCCCCCGACCCGCACGCCCCCCTGGCCGCGGCCCTGGCCGACGCCCACGGCCGCTCCCGATTCGGCGGCTGGCGCAACCTCCCCGCCCGAGCGCAGGTCAAGCGCTACGCGACGGCCGACGGCGAGGAACACGAGGCGGCCTACCGCCACACTCGCGAGGGCCTGACGGCGGAGGCGGACGGGGTACGGGTCGTCCACGCCGACGCGAGTCTCGTCGTACTCGAAGTGGCGGGCGTACGAAGGAAGTTCGAGGTGACGAGATACGGCGACGAGATCCACGTCAACAACACGACCCTCACCGCCCTGCCCCGCTTCCCGGACCCGACGGCACAGCACGCCCCGGGTTCCCTGCTGGCGCCCATGCCGGGGACGGTGGTCCGGGTGGCGGACGGCTTGGCGCCAGGAGCCCCCGTACAGGCCGGACAGCCCCTGCTGTGGCTGGAGGCGATGAAGATGGAACACAAGATCGCCGCTCCCGCGACAGGCACGCTCACGGCACTGCACGCCGTCACGGGCCAGCAGGTAGAGGTAGGCACTCTGCTGGCGGTGGTGATTTGA
- a CDS encoding acyl-CoA dehydrogenase family protein produces MSSAIESEEHKALRTAVAALGNRYGREYLATVTRENRHPTELWADAAKLGYLGANLPESYGGGGGGIAELSIVLEELGAAGCPLLMLIVSPAICGTVIARFGTDTQQQEWLPGIADGTRTMAFGITEPDAGSNSHRITTTARRDPDTGDWLLTGRKVFISGVDIADAVLIVGRTEDSRTGRLKPCLFIVPRDAEGFTRRRIDMDLESPEKQFELTLDDVRLPADALVGDEDAGLLQLFAGLNPERIMTAAFAIGIGRYALDVAVRYAKERTVWKEPIGAHQAVAHPLAQAHIDLELARLMMQRAAALYDAGDDVGAGEAANMAKYAAGEACVKAVDQAVHTLGGNGLTREFGLASLITVARVARIAPVSREMILNYVSHQTLGLPKSY; encoded by the coding sequence ATGTCCTCTGCTATCGAATCCGAAGAGCACAAAGCACTCCGCACCGCAGTCGCCGCCCTCGGCAACCGCTACGGCCGCGAATACCTGGCCACAGTCACCCGGGAAAACCGCCACCCCACCGAACTCTGGGCGGACGCGGCCAAACTCGGCTACCTCGGCGCCAACCTCCCCGAGTCGTACGGCGGCGGAGGCGGCGGCATAGCCGAACTCTCCATTGTCCTCGAAGAGTTGGGTGCCGCAGGCTGCCCCCTCCTCATGCTGATCGTCTCCCCGGCGATCTGCGGCACCGTCATCGCCCGCTTCGGCACGGACACCCAGCAACAGGAATGGCTCCCCGGAATCGCCGACGGCACCCGCACCATGGCCTTCGGCATCACCGAACCCGACGCCGGCTCCAACAGCCACCGCATCACCACCACCGCCCGCCGCGACCCGGACACCGGCGACTGGCTCCTGACCGGCCGCAAGGTGTTCATCTCGGGCGTGGACATCGCGGACGCGGTCCTGATAGTCGGCCGTACCGAGGACTCCCGTACGGGACGGCTGAAGCCCTGCCTGTTCATCGTCCCGCGCGACGCCGAAGGCTTCACACGACGCCGGATCGACATGGATCTGGAGTCCCCGGAGAAGCAGTTCGAGCTGACCCTCGACGACGTACGGCTGCCCGCCGACGCGCTCGTCGGCGACGAGGACGCAGGACTGCTCCAGCTCTTCGCCGGGCTCAACCCGGAACGCATCATGACGGCCGCGTTCGCCATCGGCATCGGGCGGTACGCGCTCGACGTCGCCGTCCGGTACGCCAAGGAGCGCACCGTCTGGAAGGAGCCCATCGGCGCCCACCAGGCCGTCGCGCACCCGCTCGCCCAGGCGCACATCGACCTCGAACTCGCCCGTCTCATGATGCAGAGGGCCGCCGCGCTGTACGACGCCGGTGACGACGTCGGCGCGGGCGAGGCGGCCAACATGGCCAAGTACGCGGCCGGGGAGGCCTGTGTGAAGGCCGTCGACCAGGCCGTGCACACCCTCGGCGGCAACGGCCTCACCCGGGAGTTCGGGCTCGCCTCGTTGATAACGGTCGCCCGCGTGGCTCGTATTGCTCCGGTGAGCCGCGAGATGATTCTCAACTACGTCTCCCACCAGACCCTGGGCCTGCCCAAGTCGTACTGA
- a CDS encoding 4-coumarate--CoA ligase family protein: MFRSEYADVEPVDLPIHEAVLGRAAEFGDAPALVDGVDGTTLTYDQLDRFHRRIAAGLAEAGVRKGDVLALHSPNTIAFPTAFYAATRAGAIVTTVHPLATAEEFAKQLRDSGADWIVTVSPLLEAAREAAERAGGVREIFVCDSAPGHRSLIDMLASTAPEPEIDIDPGQDVAALPYSSGTTGVPKGVMLTHRSIATNLEQLARCVSVAPGDRILAVLPFFHIYGLTALMNMPLKQGAAVVVLPRFDLDTFLAAIEKHRITGLFVAPPIVLALAKHPAVANHDLSSLEYIISSAAPLDAALAAACSKRLGLPPVGQAYGMTELSPGTHIVPLDDMRDAPPATVGKLLPNTEMRILSLDDPDRDADADEAGEIVIRGPQVMKGYLRNPEATAAMIDADGWLHTGDVGRVDADGWLFVVDRVKELIKYKGFQVAPAELEALLLTHPGIADAAVIGVYNEDNNEVPHAYVVRQPSAADLSEGEVMMYVAERVAPYKRVRHVTFIDGVPRAASGKILRRRLREKS, encoded by the coding sequence ATGTTCCGCAGCGAGTACGCAGACGTCGAACCCGTCGATCTCCCCATCCACGAGGCGGTGTTGGGCCGGGCCGCCGAGTTCGGCGACGCGCCCGCCCTCGTCGACGGCGTCGACGGCACCACCCTCACGTACGACCAACTGGACCGTTTCCACCGGCGGATAGCCGCCGGGCTCGCCGAGGCGGGCGTCCGCAAGGGCGATGTCCTCGCCCTGCACAGCCCGAACACGATCGCCTTCCCGACCGCCTTCTACGCCGCCACGCGCGCGGGTGCCATCGTGACGACCGTGCATCCGCTGGCCACCGCCGAGGAGTTCGCCAAGCAGCTGCGCGACTCGGGCGCCGACTGGATCGTCACCGTCTCCCCGCTCCTGGAGGCGGCCCGGGAGGCGGCCGAACGGGCGGGCGGCGTACGGGAGATCTTCGTCTGCGACAGCGCGCCCGGGCACCGCTCGCTCATCGACATGCTCGCCTCGACCGCGCCCGAACCGGAGATCGACATCGACCCGGGACAGGACGTGGCGGCCCTCCCGTACTCCTCCGGGACGACCGGTGTCCCCAAGGGGGTGATGCTCACGCACCGGTCCATCGCCACGAACCTCGAACAGCTCGCGCGGTGCGTCTCGGTGGCCCCGGGCGACCGCATCCTGGCCGTGCTGCCGTTCTTTCACATATACGGCCTGACCGCCCTCATGAACATGCCCCTGAAGCAGGGTGCCGCCGTTGTCGTCCTGCCGCGCTTCGACCTCGACACGTTCCTCGCCGCCATCGAGAAGCACCGCATCACCGGCCTGTTCGTGGCCCCGCCGATCGTCCTCGCCCTCGCCAAGCACCCGGCGGTCGCGAACCACGACCTGTCGTCCCTGGAATACATCATCAGCTCCGCCGCTCCCCTGGACGCGGCACTCGCCGCCGCCTGCTCGAAGCGGCTCGGCCTGCCGCCGGTCGGACAGGCGTACGGCATGACGGAACTGTCCCCGGGCACCCACATCGTCCCCCTGGACGACATGCGCGACGCCCCGCCCGCCACGGTCGGCAAGCTCCTCCCGAACACCGAGATGCGGATCCTCTCCCTCGACGACCCCGACCGGGACGCCGACGCCGACGAGGCCGGCGAGATCGTCATCCGCGGCCCCCAGGTGATGAAGGGCTACCTGCGGAACCCCGAGGCGACGGCGGCGATGATCGACGCCGACGGCTGGCTGCACACCGGGGACGTCGGCCGTGTCGACGCCGACGGCTGGCTGTTCGTCGTGGACCGCGTGAAGGAACTCATCAAGTACAAGGGCTTCCAGGTGGCCCCCGCCGAACTCGAAGCGCTGCTCCTCACGCACCCCGGGATCGCCGACGCGGCGGTCATCGGCGTCTACAACGAGGACAACAACGAGGTCCCGCACGCCTACGTGGTCCGCCAGCCGTCCGCCGCCGACCTCTCCGAAGGAGAGGTCATGATGTACGTCGCCGAGCGCGTCGCCCCGTACAAGCGCGTCCGGCACGTCACCTTCATCGACGGTGTACCGAGGGCCGCCTCGGGCAAGATCCTGCGCCGCCGACTGAGGGAGAAGTCTTGA
- a CDS encoding enoyl-CoA hydratase family protein produces the protein MTQTPAPAPAVTATRARGIATLTLDAPATRNALSAHLVRDLAGALTDCGKDPAVRAVVLTHTGNTFCAGADLKQPPDPTAFVGLLRQLLELPKPVVARVTGHVRAGGLGLLGACDLAIGGPETSFAFTEVRIGVAPAVISMPLLPRLDPRAAARHYLTGARFDAVEAARTGLLTEAAEDVDTALEPILDGLRRAAPGALAETKRLLTAKVLEIFDRDTTELTALSARLFASAEAREGMAAFLERRDPAWTL, from the coding sequence TTGACGCAGACACCGGCACCGGCACCGGCCGTGACCGCCACGCGCGCGCGTGGCATCGCCACACTCACCCTGGACGCCCCCGCGACCCGCAACGCCCTGTCCGCGCACCTCGTGCGGGACCTGGCGGGCGCCCTCACGGACTGCGGCAAGGACCCGGCCGTACGCGCGGTCGTCCTCACCCACACCGGGAACACGTTCTGCGCGGGGGCCGACCTGAAGCAGCCGCCCGACCCGACGGCCTTCGTCGGACTGCTCCGGCAGTTGCTGGAGCTGCCTAAACCGGTGGTCGCACGGGTGACCGGCCATGTACGGGCGGGTGGCCTCGGCCTGCTGGGCGCGTGCGACCTCGCGATCGGCGGCCCGGAGACGTCGTTCGCGTTCACGGAGGTACGGATCGGCGTGGCGCCCGCCGTCATCTCGATGCCGCTGCTGCCCCGCCTCGACCCGCGTGCCGCCGCCCGCCACTACCTCACCGGCGCCCGTTTCGACGCCGTGGAGGCCGCCCGTACCGGCCTGCTCACGGAGGCGGCCGAGGATGTCGACACGGCCCTGGAGCCGATCCTCGACGGGCTGCGCAGGGCGGCGCCCGGCGCCCTGGCGGAGACGAAAAGGCTGCTCACGGCTAAGGTGCTGGAGATCTTCGACCGGGACACCACCGAGCTGACCGCCCTGTCGGCACGGCTGTTCGCCTCCGCCGAGGCCCGCGAGGGGATGGCAGCATTCCTCGAACGACGGGACCCTGCATGGACGTTGTGA